Part of the Streptomyces showdoensis genome, CGATGCCGGAGCCCGCTCCGGTGATCACATGAGTTGCCATGGGGCCCATGCTCTCAGCTCCCGGACTCAGGGCAGGGGCGTTGCTGCGGACCAGAAGTCGGAGCGGACGTTGGGGGTGGGGACGGCGCCGTAGGGATAGGCGGGGCCGTTCGGCCTGGCGGCCGGTTCGGCGACCGCGGACTTTCCGACGCACGGGGTGGTCGCGTCGAAGAACGCCTGCCCCGCGTGCCCGATGGTGAGGTCGAACTCGAAGCCGTCGGGTGTCCTGGCGAAGACGGACGGCATCTCCGCGTCCTTGTTCACGCCGGTGATCTCGTACCCGCTCTTCTTCCAGAAGCGCTCGATCACCCCGAGGAAGGCGCCGCGCCGCTGCTCTGAGATCACGGTCGTGACGGTGCGGCGCCGGGTCACCGTGCAGCTGCCGCTGGTCCAGGTGTCGTGGGCCCACTGGACCTCCGGGGCGACCGCGCCCAGGGTCGCGTCCAGCAGCGCGTCGACCCGCTCCGCCGCCTCCTGCATGTTCATGTCCGTCTTCGCCCCTTCGTTCCCGGTACCTCCGCACCCGGCGAGCAGGACGCCCGCCAGGATGGCGGGAGCGACCCGCCGAACCGCCCGTCCCGTTCGCGTCATCGGTGTTCCTCCGTCGTGATCTGCCCGGACCGGCCTGCGACGATCCTGGAGATGTTGTTCGCGGACTCCGCGTCCAGTTCCGGAGTGAAGTACTGGGAGTGGGCGTCGAATCCCCCGCCGTCCATGATCATCCTCGGCCCGTCGTCGACCTTGAAGCGGCGTGCCCCGAAGGCCTCGCTCGCCGGGTCCTTGCCGAAGTACACGTCGTCGTTGCCGATGTCGAAGAGGTCCCGCCCGACGACGGGGCCGAGCGGACCCCCGGTCAGCCAGCCCAACGCCGTCTCGCCCTTGGTCGGCAGGTGGGTGACCGGGTCGTTGTCCGCCGCGCCGACGAAGACGTGGTCCTTGCCCACACCGAGCTCGGTCGCCTTCTGCGCGTCCACGCCGGGGCTGCCGAGCAGGATGACGTCGTCCACGCCCGGGATCCCGCCGGACTGCTTGGCCGCGGTGCCGACCGTGAGCGAGCCGTAGGAGTGCCCGATCGCCGTCACGTGCGGGTCCGCGTTCTCGTTCGTCGCCGACAGGCCGGCCATGAACTGGTTGTACGCGGGGGCCCCGCGCTGTGCGTCGCCCTTGGACATGACGTCCACGTTCTGCGGAGCGTCGTAGCCGAGCCAGACGATCGAGGCGCTGGAGGGGTCGAAGCGCCGGGCACCCCTCGCCGTGTCCTGCGCCCGCTTCATCGTGTCCTCGGCGAAATCGGCGTCCAGCTTGGTGCCGAGACCCGGGACGTACGCCGAGACGTTCTTCGACGTGTCCGGGTTGCCGTACGAGACGATCGCGCGCCCGTTGCCCTCGTCGCCGATGCCCAGCAGGAACATCGGCGGGTCGCTCGGCCTGCCCAGCTTCTCCTGGATCACCTTGAGCGCGTCCAGCTTGGTCCCCGCGTCGTCCCCGCCCCGGCGGGACAGCTCGTCCATGAGGACCGGCAGGTACGTGCGGTTGGCCTCGTCGCGGACGGTGGCGGGGATGCCGTCGAGGTCGCCGATCAGGTCCGGCGCGACCTCCAGGTACTCCTGGCGCTGTTCGTCGGTGAGGCCGTCCCACCACTGCTTGCGTTCGGCGGGGCTCTTGTCCTCGGGGACGGCCGCGCCGAGGCGTGCGCCGGCGGTGGAGCGGACGTCGGCGGTGTCGCGGCGGACGTCCTTCAGCGTGGCCTCGGTGACGTCGAGGCCCTTCTCCGCCTTGAGGCCGCCGAGGGTCTTGGCGTACCGGGCGTCGATCTCCTGCGCGGACCGCACCGCCCGGGCGATGCGGTCGGCCACGTCCTGTGCCTTCGCCGCGTTCGGGTTGAGCGGCTGGAAGCCCTGGTAACCCGGGTAGAGCGGGGACCGTCCGCCGGTGCCGAGGCCGGGCGGCTCCAGCGGGAGGCGGGAGCTGCCCTGGACGCTGCTGCCCGGGGCCTGCTTCTTCGCCCCGGTCAGGTCCTGCACCTCGGCCGCGGGATAGCTCACGGAACCGTCGTCGTGGACGGTGAAGTTCAGGGCGGCGGCGTCGGCGAGGGCCTGCTTCAACCGGTTCTGCGGCTCGGCGAGGTCGGCCGCGAGTCCGTTGAGCGCCGTGCGGACGAGCCCGCACTCGGTGTGCAGGTACTGGAAGTTGCGGCTGAGGCGCTGGAGCCGGCCGAGCGCCGCCTCCGCCGACTCGCTCTCCTGGGTCTCGCGGAGCTTCGCGGACATCGCGCGGTCGACCCGTACGCGGTCGGCGTCGGAGCGGTTCGAGACGGCGTGCCAGGTGTCGCCCGCCTCCGTGAACTCGGAGCTCTTCAGGTCGCGCAGCATGCGCCAGGTGAGGGTCCCGGTCATCGCCGCTCACCCGCGCCGCCGCCGTCGACGCCCTTGAAGGACTTCTCGATCGCCGTCTCGGTCTCGCCCATCTCCTTCGCGACGGTCAGCAGCGGGCCCGTGAGCTGCTCGCATTCGTCCCGGACCGCCTGGAGGCGCTCCTCCCAGGAGGTCAGGACGCTCTTGAGCGCCGCGACCGAGGCGAGACCGGCCGCACCGGTCTCGACGCCCTCGTGGCCGGGGCCGAGCGCCGAGCGGCTGGTCTCCGTGCTGGTGCGCAGCTCGGCGGCGGTGCCGGAGGCGCTGGTCCAGGGGCCCCCGCTGTGCTTGAGGTCGCCGCTGCCGCCCGTGCCGGGTTCCGGGGCGGTGGAGGCGAGGCGCATGGCCGGGCCTTCGCCGGCCGCCCCGAACAGCTCCTGCCAACGTTCCGAATAGGACACGGCTCCCCCGAGTGTCTCTGCGTTCCGCTTCACGCCCCCGAGAGGCTAACGCAGTTCATGCCGCCGTATGCGATCGTGAAGCGGGATCGGGAGATCATGTGCTCCGCTCCATAACAGGGGCGCTCGACCCGGCACAAGAGCGTCCGTACGTGGATTGCGGGAGCAGCGGGTGAGTCCGTCCGCTCAGCCGACGGCCTCCTCCAGATACGCCAGCGCCGCCGCCCCGTCCTCCGCGAAGAAGACCAGGTCGGACAGCGGGAGCGGGAGGAAGCCCTCCTCCTCCATGCGGCGGAACTGGGCCTTCAGGCCGTCGTAGAAGCCCGCGGTGTTGAGCAGGACGACCGGCTTGGCGTGCTTGCCGTGCTTCTTCAGTTCCAGGATCTCGGTGGCCTCGTCGAGGGTGCCGGTGCCGCCGACCATGATGACGACCGCGTCGGACTTGGCGAGCAGCAGCGCCTTGCGCTCGGCGAGGTCCTTCGCGACGACCATCTCGTCCGCGACCGGGCGGGCCTTGGCCGAGAGGAAGTCGACGGAGACGCCGACCAGCCGTCCGCCCGCCTCCTCGGCGCCGTCCGCGACGACCTTCATCAGGCCCGTGTCCGAGCCGCCCCAGACCAGGGTGTGGCCGGCCTTGCCGAGGCGGGTGGCGAAGTCGCGGGCGGCGGACGTGTAGCGCTCGTCGAGGTCGGCGGCGGAGAGGAAGACGCAGATGTTCATGGGCACCACCGTACGGCCGGGGGCCGGCGTCCGGCTCCCGGCCCCCTGTCCGGCTCCCGGCCCCCTTCCCCGGGGGAAGGGCGTCAGGCCGGCTGGGGCGCCGTCCGGCGGACCGTCGTCGCGATCGTCGCCGAGCCGACCACGCGGGTGCCGTCGTAGAGGACGATCGCCTGGCCCGGCGCCACGCCCCTGACCGGCTCGTCGAAGGTGACGACCAGCTCGCCGTCCCGCATCGCCGCGTCCACCGGCGTCTCGCCGCCGTGCGCGCGCAGCTGGGCGGTGTAGCGGCCGGGGCCCTCGGGGGCCGTGCCGCACCAGCGGGGCTTGATCGCGGTGAGGCCGGTGACGTCGAGCGCCTCGGCGGGGCCGACGGTGACCGTGTTGTTCACCGGGGAGATGTCGAGCACGTAGCGCGGCTTGCCGTCGGCGGCGGGGTGGCCGATGCGGAGACCCTTGCGCTGGCCGATGGTGAAGCCGTAGGCCCCCTCGTGGGTGCCGAGCTTGGTGCCGGACTCGTCGACGATGTCGCCCTCGGCCCTGCCCAGGCGGGTCGCGAGGAAGCCCTGGGTGTCGCCGTCCGCGATGAAGCAGATGTCGTGGCTGTCGGGCTTCTTGGCGACCGCGAGGTCGCGCCGCTCCGCCTCCGCGCGGATCTCCTCCTTGGTGGTCAGGGTGTCGCCGAGCGGGAACATGGCGTGCGCCAGCTGCTTCTCGTCGAGGACGCCCAGCACGTACGACTGGTCCTTGGCCATGTCGGAGGCGCGGTGCAGCTCGCGGGTGCCGTCCTCGTTCAGCACGACGGTGGCGTAGTGGCCGGTGCACACGGCGTCGAAGCCCAGGGCGAGGGCCTTGTCCAGCAGCGCCGCGAACTTGATCTTCTCGTTGCAGCGCAGGCACGGGTTGGGAGTGCGGCCCGCCTCGTACTCCGCGACGAAGTCGTCCACGACGTCCTCGCGGAACCGCTCGGCCAGGTCCCACACGTAGAACGGGATGCCGATGACGTCCGCCGCCCGCCGGGCGTCGCGCGAGTCCTCGATGGTGCAACAGCCCCGCGCTCCGGTGCGGAAGGACTGCGGGTTCGCGGACAGGGCGAGGTGCACGCCGGTGACGTCGTGGCCGGCCTCCACGGCACGGGCCGCGGCGACGGCGGAGTCGACCCCGCCGGACATGGCGGCGAGGACACGGAGGGGGCGCTGCTGCGAGGTCTGAGTCATAGCCCTACCAGGGTACGGGGCCCGGGAACCGTGGTCGCCGGAGTAAGCGTTCTCGATCACATGGGGAGCAAGAAGCGTGAGAAGAGCGGGAAGCGGTCGTCCGGGAGCGGGCCCGGGCGGCGGGCGTTCCTGATCGGGGGCGGGGTCGCCGTCGCCGGCACCGCCGTGCTCGCCCGGGACGAGCTGGCCCGGCTGTGGTGGCGGCTGCCCGGGACCGAGCGGAAGCGGACCGAGGGCGAGCTCGACCACAAGGGCGCCGAGTGGACGGCGGCGTCCGACTACAACTGGCGGCGGGCCGACCGGCCGGACGACTACGCCGTCGACCGGGTCGTGATCCATGTCGTGCAGGGCAGCTACGCCTCGGCCCTGAAGGTCTTCAAGGACCCCGCGCACGAGGCCGCCACCCACTACGTCGTGCGCAAGGACGGGCACGTCGCGCAGATGGTCCGCGAGCTCGACGTCGCCTACCACGCGGGCAACCGGGACATGAACCAGCGCAGCATCGGCATCGAGCACGAGGGCTTCGTCGACCGGCCCCAGGACTTCACGGCGGCGATGTACGCGGGCTCGGCGCGACTGACCGCCGACATATGCCGGCGGTACGGGATACCCGTGGACCGGGAGCACATCATCGGGCACGTGGAGGTGCCGGGCACCGACCACACCGATCCCGGGCCGCACTGGGACTGGGAGCGCTACATGGGGCTCGTGCGCAAGGAGCGGGCCCGGCTGGACCGGGCCGCCCCGGTCGGCTGAGGCCGATCGGTCGGCTGAGGCCGGCCGGTCAGCTGAGGCCGGTCCGTCGGCCGAGGCCGGTCCGTCGGCCGAGGCCGGTCCGTCGGCTAAGGCCGGTCCGTCGGCCAAGGCCGGTCCGTCGGCCAAGGCCGCCCCGGTCAGCTGAGGCCGGCCGTCCGCGCGCGTTCCACGGCGGGGCCGATCGCCTCCGCCACCGCCGCCACGTCCTCCTTCGTGGAGGTGTGGCCCAGCGTGAAGCGGAGGGTGCCGCGGGCCAGGTCCGGGTCCGCGCCCGTCGCGAGCAGCACGTGGCTCGGCTGCGCGATCCCCGCGGTGCAGGCGGAGCCCGTCGAGCACTCGATGCCGGCGGCGTCGAGGAGGAGGAGCAGCGAGTCGCCCTCGCAGCCGGGGAAGGTGAAGTGCGCGTTGGCCGGGAGGCGGTCGACCGGGTCGCCGCCGAGCAGCGCGTCCGGGACCGCGGCGCGGACGGCCTCGACCAGCTCGTCGCGGAGGCTGCCCACGGTGCCCGCGAACTCCTCCCGACCCTCGGCGGCGAGGCGTCCCGCCACCGCGAACGCGGCGATCGCGGGCACGTCGAGCGTGCCCGAGCGGACGTGGCGCTCCTGGCCGCCGCCGTGCAGGACCGGGACCGGGGTGTACTCGCGGCCCAGGAGCAGGGCGCCGATGCCGTACGGGCCGCCGATCTTGTGGCCCGAGACGGTCATCGCCGCGAGGCCCGAGGCCGCGAAGCCGACCGGGACCTGTCCGAAGGCCTGGACCGCGTCGGCGTGCAGCGGGACGTCGAACTCCGCCGCCACGTCCGCCAGTTCGCGGACCGGCATGATCGTGCCGATCTCGTTGTTCGCCCACATCACGGTGGCGAGGGCCACGGAGCCGGGGTCGCGGGCGATCGCCTCGCGCAGGGCCTCGGGGTGCACCCGGCCGTACGCGTCCACCGGGAGGTACTCGACCGCGGCGCCCTCATGGGTGGCCAGCCAGTCGACGGCGTCCAGCACCGCGTGGTGCTCGACGGGGCTGGCCAGGACGCGGGTGCGGCGCGGGTCGGCGGCGCGGCGGGCCCAGTAGAGGCCCTTGACGGCGAGGTTGTCGGCCTCGGTGCCGCCGGAGGTGAAGACGACCTCGCTGGGGCGGGCCCCGAGCGCGCTCGCGAGCGTCTCACGGGCCTCCTCGACGGTCCGCCGGGCGCGCCGGCCGGCGGCGTGCAGCGAGGAGGCGTTGCCCGTGACGGCGAGCTGGGCGGTCATCGCCTCGATCGCCTCGGGGAGCATGGGCGTGGTCGCGGCGTGGTCGAGGTAAGCCATGGTGGGTTGATTCTACGAGGCCGGGGGCGGGGGGTCGTCGTGTGGCCTGTTTGTGGGGGGTGGATCGGGCCGCGGGGCGTCGACCTCGTGCGCCCCTTCGGACCCGTCGCCCACGGGGGGCGGGACCTCCGCGGGGGTGGGGGTGTCCGGACCGCGACCTTCACTTCGCTTCGCCCGTCACGGGCGCCGCCACGTCCGGACACCCCCACCCCCGCCCCGGTCCCGGCCCCCTCCCCGCCGTCGTCGGGTGCGGCCCCCGGGTCAGCCCCGTGGAGCCCGGGCCAGCTGGCGGGACTGGGCCACCAGGCGGTCGGCCGAGTCCCAGACCTCCGCGTCCTCCTCCAGGAAGCCGCCCGCGAGGTTGCGGGTCGTGATGGAGACGCGCAGCGGGCCGGGGGCCGGGCGGCAGCGGACGTGGGTGGTGAGCTCGACGGTCGGGGTCCAGCCCTTGAGGCCCAGCTCGAAGGAGGTCGGCGGGAGGGCGTCGACCGTGAGGAGGAGCGAGAGCGGGTCCGGGTCGCGGGCGTCGGCCAGGCCGAACCAGGCGCGCATCTCGCCCTTGCCGGAGGGCGCGCCGACCGCCCAGCCCACGCAGGCCGGGTCCAGGCGGATGTCCAGGCGCTCCGTGATCGCCGAGGAGCCGGGGATCTGCGGGGTCGGGCCGTCCGAGGCTCCGAAGCACTGGTCGACGGGGGCCATCGCGGGCGGGGTCGCCGTGGTGCGGACGTCGTCGGGGAGCGTGTCCAGGTGGCCGTAGGAGGCCAGGACGCGGATGCGCTCCACCTCGGTGCCGTCCTCCGCGTACTGGAAGAGGGAGGCCTGGCCGGTGGAGAGGGTGCGGCCGGTGCGGACCGTCTCCGTGCGGATGACCGCCGGGCCCGGCACGGACGGCGTCAGGTAGTGCGCCGAGATCGTGAACGGGTCCGGGTGGGGCAGGTGGTCGCCGAGGGCGCGGCCGAGGAGGGCGAGGAGGTAGCCGCCGTTGACCGCCTGGATGATCGTCCAGC contains:
- a CDS encoding alpha/beta hydrolase, encoding MTGTLTWRMLRDLKSSEFTEAGDTWHAVSNRSDADRVRVDRAMSAKLRETQESESAEAALGRLQRLSRNFQYLHTECGLVRTALNGLAADLAEPQNRLKQALADAAALNFTVHDDGSVSYPAAEVQDLTGAKKQAPGSSVQGSSRLPLEPPGLGTGGRSPLYPGYQGFQPLNPNAAKAQDVADRIARAVRSAQEIDARYAKTLGGLKAEKGLDVTEATLKDVRRDTADVRSTAGARLGAAVPEDKSPAERKQWWDGLTDEQRQEYLEVAPDLIGDLDGIPATVRDEANRTYLPVLMDELSRRGGDDAGTKLDALKVIQEKLGRPSDPPMFLLGIGDEGNGRAIVSYGNPDTSKNVSAYVPGLGTKLDADFAEDTMKRAQDTARGARRFDPSSASIVWLGYDAPQNVDVMSKGDAQRGAPAYNQFMAGLSATNENADPHVTAIGHSYGSLTVGTAAKQSGGIPGVDDVILLGSPGVDAQKATELGVGKDHVFVGAADNDPVTHLPTKGETALGWLTGGPLGPVVGRDLFDIGNDDVYFGKDPASEAFGARRFKVDDGPRMIMDGGGFDAHSQYFTPELDAESANNISRIVAGRSGQITTEEHR
- a CDS encoding TIGR00730 family Rossman fold protein — its product is MNICVFLSAADLDERYTSAARDFATRLGKAGHTLVWGGSDTGLMKVVADGAEEAGGRLVGVSVDFLSAKARPVADEMVVAKDLAERKALLLAKSDAVVIMVGGTGTLDEATEILELKKHGKHAKPVVLLNTAGFYDGLKAQFRRMEEEGFLPLPLSDLVFFAEDGAAALAYLEEAVG
- the mnmA gene encoding tRNA 2-thiouridine(34) synthase MnmA, yielding MTQTSQQRPLRVLAAMSGGVDSAVAAARAVEAGHDVTGVHLALSANPQSFRTGARGCCTIEDSRDARRAADVIGIPFYVWDLAERFREDVVDDFVAEYEAGRTPNPCLRCNEKIKFAALLDKALALGFDAVCTGHYATVVLNEDGTRELHRASDMAKDQSYVLGVLDEKQLAHAMFPLGDTLTTKEEIRAEAERRDLAVAKKPDSHDICFIADGDTQGFLATRLGRAEGDIVDESGTKLGTHEGAYGFTIGQRKGLRIGHPAADGKPRYVLDISPVNNTVTVGPAEALDVTGLTAIKPRWCGTAPEGPGRYTAQLRAHGGETPVDAAMRDGELVVTFDEPVRGVAPGQAIVLYDGTRVVGSATIATTVRRTAPQPA
- a CDS encoding N-acetylmuramoyl-L-alanine amidase; its protein translation is MGSKKREKSGKRSSGSGPGRRAFLIGGGVAVAGTAVLARDELARLWWRLPGTERKRTEGELDHKGAEWTAASDYNWRRADRPDDYAVDRVVIHVVQGSYASALKVFKDPAHEAATHYVVRKDGHVAQMVRELDVAYHAGNRDMNQRSIGIEHEGFVDRPQDFTAAMYAGSARLTADICRRYGIPVDREHIIGHVEVPGTDHTDPGPHWDWERYMGLVRKERARLDRAAPVG
- a CDS encoding cysteine desulfurase family protein, whose product is MAYLDHAATTPMLPEAIEAMTAQLAVTGNASSLHAAGRRARRTVEEARETLASALGARPSEVVFTSGGTEADNLAVKGLYWARRAADPRRTRVLASPVEHHAVLDAVDWLATHEGAAVEYLPVDAYGRVHPEALREAIARDPGSVALATVMWANNEIGTIMPVRELADVAAEFDVPLHADAVQAFGQVPVGFAASGLAAMTVSGHKIGGPYGIGALLLGREYTPVPVLHGGGQERHVRSGTLDVPAIAAFAVAGRLAAEGREEFAGTVGSLRDELVEAVRAAVPDALLGGDPVDRLPANAHFTFPGCEGDSLLLLLDAAGIECSTGSACTAGIAQPSHVLLATGADPDLARGTLRFTLGHTSTKEDVAAVAEAIGPAVERARTAGLS
- a CDS encoding thioesterase family protein, translating into MSTSSIEATSEFDRDTAVTLRAPGVYDAELSAGWTIIQAVNGGYLLALLGRALGDHLPHPDPFTISAHYLTPSVPGPAVIRTETVRTGRTLSTGQASLFQYAEDGTEVERIRVLASYGHLDTLPDDVRTTATPPAMAPVDQCFGASDGPTPQIPGSSAITERLDIRLDPACVGWAVGAPSGKGEMRAWFGLADARDPDPLSLLLTVDALPPTSFELGLKGWTPTVELTTHVRCRPAPGPLRVSITTRNLAGGFLEEDAEVWDSADRLVAQSRQLARAPRG